A stretch of DNA from Ochotona princeps isolate mOchPri1 chromosome 13, mOchPri1.hap1, whole genome shotgun sequence:
ATTTGAGATGCTTCCAGGAAGCCAAGAGCCGCCTAGTcgcggtggggggagggaagcGCCCGCTCACCTGCCACGTGACAGTGCAGGTGCCACAGGACAGCGACAGGCTTCGGAGGCAGGAGATGGCCGCCACCGGTCTCCAACTCCCTTTGAATCCCAACCCTGGAGCGCGGGTCGCCCAGTACCAATGCTCAGACACCCTGGAGGCGGTGAGGGACCAAGAGGAGGAGGCAGTGGTTCAGCCTGTGTGGGCGTTAGCTAATTTTCATAACATCTTGCCTGTGGTGGGTGATCCTAGAAACTATGAGGACTTGAGCAACTTCACTGTCGCTTACCTCTCCAATCAGGAGTATTTCAGGAAGTTAGAAGAGCTGAAGGCTGCCCACGCAGAAACTATGGTGAAATTACAGGAAATGCACCACAATCAGTTACCTCTAAAAGAAGTTTGGCCAGCGATCATTCGAAAAGACGGTTCCAGATCTGTATGGGAAAAGAACTGCCATTACTCCATAATGACGTGGCTTTCAGATCCCGAACTAGGCTGGTCTTCTTCCTCCTGTATATTTTCCTCTGAGGAGGACTGGTCCAATCCAGGGAAAGAGCACCCTGCAGAAACCAGAGTGATGCCCTACGCTAAGGAGCTCATCCACAACATGTGGAACAAATTCTATCTAAGAGATTACATGCAGGCTGAAGATGTCCACCACCAAGCAGTTGAAAAACCAAACAGAGCCCGTCAAAAATGGGTGCCAAGACTTACAAAACCTGAGCCTTTTCAAATGACAATccgagaagagaagagaaaagacatGAAAGCAAATCTGGAAACGGTAGCTAAACTGCTCCAAAAGCCAGAAGAAGACCCCGAGTGTAAGAAGAAATTCCGAGCCACTCCGGTTCCCGCACATATCTTGCTTCCCCTTTATCATAAGATGGTCAAGCAAAACGAAGAAAGGAGGAGGATCGCGAAGGAGAAAAACATGGAATTGCTTCTGGCTTCACAAAAGCCTTTTAAGTTTATTATGAGAGAGGAACAGAAGCGGGCAGCCCGAGAAAAGCAACTC
This window harbors:
- the LOC101525812 gene encoding protein FAM161A-like translates to MAATGLQLPLNPNPGARVAQYQCSDTLEAVRDQEEEAVVQPVWALANFHNILPVVGDPRNYEDLSNFTVAYLSNQEYFRKLEELKAAHAETMVKLQEMHHNQLPLKEVWPAIIRKDGSRSVWEKNCHYSIMTWLSDPELGWSSSSCIFSSEEDWSNPGKEHPAETRVMPYAKELIHNMWNKFYLRDYMQAEDVHHQAVEKPNRARQKWVPRLTKPEPFQMTIREEKRKDMKANLETVAKLLQKPEEDPECKKKFRATPVPAHILLPLYHKMVKQNEERRRIAKEKNMELLLASQKPFKFIMREEQKRAAREKQLRDLWMSKKKTNRFKARPVPPVVYSSATSHLKRDISTQVGAPKLLHSSSPLPRKATSRRWGNPRFSEQTVLKYKHQVRSQMFDDFEDFQKYPSDPKCPAFRPFDAHTSSKLANREEMWADITTDEADVEETCWSYLSPRRESLVISASTKSTPCHCSLPVPMVSSKAQRKATTRSLKEKKMLEEERNRILAKQRQTVKELEKLLVTQAEDHDSHPRLAQVSKSRITYLKKSGKTSLRQH